AAAAGCATTGATTTCATTAACTGGTAAAACCAAATCCACCATTCAAGGGTATCTTCGTGACCAGGATGTCGTATATGTTCGTTCGAAAAACATCTACAACGTCTATAACGAAACCTTTTTTGACGTCGCCGGACTCACAGTATCGTTCAAATTTAAAGGTAGACGGTGTCACGCAATCATCATTCACCAATCTTATGAAGATGACGTCACTGCCAATCAATCGGTACAACAACTCAGAACAGGTTTGATTGAAACCTTAGGGATACCAACCAGTGATAACCATAAGCATCCAGCCACCAATGTATTTGTTACCTGGGAAAAAGACAGCTATATTCAACTCAATCAAACCCCGAAGTTAAAACGACTTTATATTTATATGACGCCTCGGAAGCTCAAACAACCCAACATGAAAAAGGTCATATGGACCATCTCCATGTTCGGTGGTCTATTGTTTGGATTACTGATGTTCATTCTTTTAGGCATCGGACTTGGCTTTGACCTCATGAGCTTCATCATCAATATGATTGGTGGTTTGGTATGGGGTGTCTTATTCGGATTTTTCATGAATTTAAGCTTGGGTAAAAACCCGATTGACCCATTTAAAATGACATTAACCAAACGGGATAAACGTTTTTTTGAAAACTATCGTCTTGGTTTAAGCGATATCGAGGGAGAAGTCCTTTGTCTATGTGCCTTCCAAACCAAATTTGGGTTACAATATTTCAAAACCGCGATTTTTTTATATGACCATAAAGCCGTATTCGCTTACTTAAGACGTGGCAGATTATTTGAGATGACTTTGCCATACGCTAATATTGATTTGTACATCCATGACTTTGAAGACAAAGAAGTGGTTGTGTGGTTAAATAACAAAACCAAACTGATCATCAGAAATCGTGAAGGATTAAAGACACTCAAGGACCGTTTAGATTGGATCCTTGGTTATCAAGAAGACAGCTATCAAGCACTGGAAAAATACATCATTGAAGTCCTAAAAGACTACGATTTGATGGGTCTATTGGCCGGTGGGGCATCCGAATCGGTGATCATATATGATGGTCAGAGTATTGCGCGATATTTATATAAAGAAAGACCACTTGAAGTAGGAGATGTCAATCAAGTTTTGCTAACCTATTTTGAAGGAATTCCAATTGATTCATTGGATGATTTAGCTTCACGCATCTTCGCCTTTTATAAGAATGAATAGGATTAGATAAATTGAATCTAAATCAGATGGGAGACCAGCAATGCATCATGACATTTTGAATATCATCCAGAAAGCCAAAGACACCTTTACATACCATTCATTTCATTATGTAGATGAACATGATGTCAAAGATTATGAAGTGGTCTATGAATCAACCGATGGTGTGCTATTAAAAGGTATCCATCCAAGCCAACAAAAACCACACCTCCACTTTTTCGTCCATGATATCGAAACATTGAAGGTTATATTAAAACCATACCCGAACCATTTGATTGAATTTGTTCCAAAAGATTGGATGTTACCACTAGAACAAACAGGGTACATACCGTACTCGGTACTGAGGGATTATTGGTATAAGTATCAAAATCCAGTACCCGCTTCATCACTTACTTTCGCAACCCCAAAACAAACCCTTGAAATTGCGTTACTATCTCAATCTAGAACGGGCAGTAGTCGCGCGTTTTCTGGTGAGACAGTAGAGGTCGTCTCTCAATGGGTGACCAATCAAGTAGATGGGGTGGATGATTCATGTGTCTTGATTCATCAGAGTGATGTCATCGAAGGCGCAGTGATGGTGGGCTTGTATGGAGAAAATGAAAAACGAACCCTATGGGTCCGGTTGATTGTTGTAAAAGCATCTCTACAAAACCAAGGCATCGGTCAAAAACTGTTATCACAAGCGCTCTATTATGGTCAAATGCATTACGCCAAACGGGCATTCTTGATGGCCGATGATTTGAATCAAAACGCCTTATATCTATACCAAAAAATGGGATTTAAACCCGACTTAACCTCAGAACAAATCGATATGATATCAATATAACCCATCGCTGGGTTATTTTTTTTAGGCGTTCATAACGCGTAGGATGACACATTTTAAATATAAGGATTCATCCGAACCCAATAAAGCTGGATGATCTTTTGACTGTATACGCATTTCGACCATTTGAACTTTCTTTTTCGCATCTCTCGCTGCGTCTTGTAACATCTGTAAGAAGAGGTCAATGGTCATATAATGACTGCAGCTGCAGGTGTATAAATACCCACCGTCTTCAATGATTTTCATCGCTTGAAGATTGATGTCTTTATACCCTTGATAAGCACGTTTAATCGCGTCTTTGTTTTTTGCGAAAGCAGGTGGGTCTAGGATGATGGTATCAAAGGTTTTACCCTCTTTTTGATAGGCACGCAATTGATCAAATACGTCTTTTTCAATCGCTTCAACTTGGGTGAAACCATTGAGTTTCGCATTGTTTAAGATATCGGAAACCGCTAAGGCTGAAATATCGACACAGGTGACTTTTTTCGCCCCATGGTAGGCTGCGTGTAATCCAAATCCACCAATATTGGCGAAACAGTCTAGCACATTTTTATCTTTAACATAGGGTTTTACAGCGTTATGGTTATCTTGTTGATCTAAGAAGAAGCCGGTTTTTTGACCGTTCATCAAATCCACGGACATGGTCAGTTCATTTTCCTTGATGATGACTTTAGGAGGTACCTCACCATAAATGACACCTTTGAAAGGTTCTAAACCCTCTTTGGTTCGAACCGATACATCTGAGCGTTCAAGAATACCCTTTGGATTGAAAATCGATACCAATATTTGAATGAACATTTCTTTTCTTTGATCGATACCTAAGGATAAAATTTGGATGGATAAATAATCGCCATATTTATCGATGATTAAACCTGGTATACCATCGGATTCACCAAAAAAAGCACGATAACTATTTTGATAACCCAAACCTTCTCTCGCTTGCTTGGCTTTCAGGATTTTAGCTTTGAAAAAAGCTTCATCAATTTCGATATCTTCACTGCTTAAAATACGAACAAAAATCTTAGAATTAGTGTTCAAATAGCCTTTTCCTAGAAAGGTGTCATCAAAAGCATACACATAAGCTAATTCACCCGATTTGATGAAACCAACGATGTGGTCAATTTCATTGGAGAAGACCCAAGGATGACCTTCTTGGATTCGTACTTCTTCACCTTTTTTTAAATAAATTTTGCAGGGATTCATAGGGTTTACCTCGTTTTTACAGTTAGCATTATATCATGTTTATGAATATAAAACACAAAAAGCGAAAGTCATGCTAAAATATAAGAAAAGCAATAGAAGAGGTGTCTATGAAACTCGATTATAAAAAGACGATTTACGTTGGATTGGCATTTTTAATTATCTCGTTGTTTTGGCAAACCTATGACGCCATCATCACCAAGATTTTGATTGATAAATTCGGTCTAAATCAAACGTGGAGTGGTTTTGTTATGGCTTTGGATAACATTTTAGCCTTATTCTTATTACCATTCTTTGGCGGGTTATCAGACCGCACCAACCATAAACGTGGCAGACGTACCCCTTATGTGGTGGTCGGTACCTTACTCGCAGCCTTCCTATTTGTGGGATTATCCTTCTTTGATGCGATGCAGTTAGAAAAACTGGATGCAGAAACCACACTTAGGGTCGAATACGATAACGCTGCAGGATTCACCGAAGAGTTGACTGTTGCAGAGTGGCGAACCATATCAAACACCATGGATGGTCAAAGCGAATCCACCCACATTTTAGACATATTAGATGCTGTTCACAAAGGGACAACAAATCGAATTTATGAAGAAACCGATGTCTTGTCTTTAGCGGATTATAACGATGCGAAAGATGCGTATTATCGTTATCTATCGGCACAAGCGTTAGATGTTACGATGGCCTCGCCAACCGTATTCATCGTGTTCATCGTGATGTTATTCTTTACTTTAGTCGCGATGTCTACATTTAGATCACCAGCCGTCGCCTTGATGCCAGATGTTACCACCAAGGTGCTTCGAAGCAAAGGTAACGCTCTCATCAATTTGATGGGTGCATTCGGGGGTATTACAGCCATCATCCTATTAACGGTATTTGGCTTAGACCAGCACTCATTCGTCAATTACACCGCGGCATTCGTTTCAGTATCCATCATCATGGTGGTGGTGTTAGGTATATTCTTATGGAAAGTCAATGAACCTAAGTTGGTTCAAGAACGCATTGATTTTGAAAAAGCAAACAACATCGTGGATGAAGAAGAAACCGAAAATCACGATAAGATTAGTAAAGACAAATTCATGTCATTGGTCCTTATTTTGGCTTCTGTGTTCCTATGGTTTATGGGGTATAACGCAGTCACCACTAAACTATCGGATTACGCACCAAAAGTACTGAATATGGGTTATTCAACCCCACTTCTTATCGCTCAAGCAACCGCGATTGTTGGGTTCATTCCAATCGGCATTATTTCCACCAAATGGGGTAGAAAAAAGACCATTTTATTTGGCGTAGCCTTATTAACCTTGTGTTTTGGATCCGTATATTTCATCACAGAAACCACCGGTATCCTATTATATGTTGTCTTGGGTTTAACTGGGATTGCCTGGGCCTCAATCAACGTCAACTCCTACCCAATGGTAGTAGAACTATCTAAAGGGTCAGATGTCGGTAAATATACTGGTTATTACTATACTTTCAGTATGGCAGCACAAATCTTAACACCGATTTTATCTGGATTCCTCATGGACATTCCAGACTTTGGCCGTAAGATTTTGTTCCCTTACGCAACCGTCTTTGTCATCTTCTCATTCATCACTATGTTGTTTGTAAAACATGGGGATGCGAAAGCTGAAAAGAAATCGTTATTGGAAAACTTTGATGTCGATATGGACTAAAAAAATAACACCTAGCCACTTGGTTAGGTGTTATTTTTTGGATTCGTGTTGGAATTCAAACATCGTGAATATAAAGAAGAATGGACATACCACAATCGTCATCATTTTGGACGGTTCAATCGATGGTTGAACCAATGTTTGGATATATAACCCTATGAAAAGGAGGACGCCAAAGATGGTTGCAACAGTATAGGGTGAAAATCGTTTGGTCTCATCATCTTGGTATTGAAATATGAGGATGATTTGTCCAAACACTGGTGAAATGACAAACACAGGTAACAACATAGAGACATACATGTTTTGGAGGAAAAAATGATGTTGTCTCAAATAATAAGCATCTCCAAATTGAAGATAGGCATCTGAAAAATAGAGTTGTTGTTTATTTAAATATAAGATTAGATTGAGTACGAGGACATACCCCAATAAGGTGATCCAAGTATACAATAACATGTATCGGTAGTTTAAAGACATAATGAACCTCGAATCTATAGCATTCATTTAATAAAACGAAAAAACGGACGATTTTGTCCGTTTTTATATCAAAAAGTTGTAAAAGATTTCAATTATTTCATTTTTTCGGTATAAAGTTTTCAAAAACAGCGTTATCAAATGCTTTTCTGGCATAGGACAATGTTTTCGGTGAACGTGCAGCGTACCCTAAAATGAGCATGCCTTTTTTTCTAGCCTTATCAATATATTTGTTTGGCATATCTTCTAGACGGTAGTTGATAAAGTCCGGCTTTGTCAAACGGTTGAAGACCATCCGTCTCAACAACTTTCTCATGATATTCGACATGTCTGAATCTGTAAAATACTCACTGATTTGACCACGGATATGTTCTTTTGCATGTCGCTTAAACCAATAGACAATCGATGGGTCATACGATTGTATCGCAACCTCATAAGGATACTTTTTTAAAGTTTCGTTGACTGCCTTAGCGTGACGTTTTTTATCACCAAAAGGTTTGATTTCAATCATCAAAGGGACCTGTCCATTGACCAATAAAAGAATCTCATCTAAGGTAGGTATGGTTTCATCGGTTCCAGCTATCTTTAAGGTCTTAAGTTCATCATAAGTGAGGTCTTTTAATGCTCGGTCAATACCAAACAGTCTTTTCAAGTTTTTATCGTGAAATACCACCACGGTACCATCTTTAAGAATGTTTGTATCAATCTCAATACCAAAACCGTGTTTAATCGCTTCAGTAAAAGATTTTCGAGTATTTTCGACTAACCCATCCACACCATGTAAACCACGATGGGTTATATACGCTTCTTTGAGCCAGGACAATTGTTTCATAAGATCACCAAAGATATTGTAACAAAAGGGCGATGGAATATAAAGGATTTTATGAAAAATGAACGATGTTGTCTTTTCTACCAAATTGTTTGTTTTCCATAGAATTATTATTCACTACGTGATATAATACGGCTTGTTAGAAGATGAGGGATACATTGAAAAAACCCGAATTACTCGCCCCTGCTGGGACGAAAGAAGCTTTTATTGGTGCCATCAATGCTGGCGCGAATGCGATATTTATGGCAGGTCATCGCTTTGGTGCCCGTGCATTCGCTGAAAACTTCAATCAAGACGATTTAAAACAAGCCATCGAATACGCTCATTTACGTGGGGTATCCGTTTTTATTGTTGTCAATACGCTTACCTTTGATGACGAAGTTGAAGACCTCCTCAGTTATACCGATGAATTGGTCAAAGCTCACGTCGACGCATTGATTGTTCAAGATATTGGGATGATATCGATATTCGCTCAAAGATACCCAAATACAGCCATTCACGCATCAACTCAAGTCAATGCGCACAATATTCATCATGTCAAATTCTTAAAAGAACTTGGAGTTAAACGCGTCATTTTAGCACGTGAGACCAGTTTAGACGTCATCAAAGAAATCAAGCGTACAGTGGATATCGAATTAGAAGTTTTTATCCATGGTGCGCTTTGTGTGTCTTTTTCTGGCAACTGCCTGATTTCATCCATTTTAAACAAACGTTCAGGGAATCGTGGCGAGTGTGCGTACAATTGCCGATTACCTTATAAATTAATCAAAGATAAAACCGTGATTGGTGAAGAATCCTATTTGATGAGTGCGAAAGATTTGATGACGCTTGAATACATCGATGAACTCATTGAAGCTGGGATAGATTCTTTCAAAATTGAAGGCAGAATGCGTAAAAAAGAATATGTCACGCAAACCACGATGGCCTATCGTCTAGCCATCGATGCCTATTATGAAGGGAAAAACATTCAACTAGATAGTCAAATTGACAAACTAAAACGTGTCTTTAACCGTGATTACACCAAAGGCTATATGTTAAAAGAAATCCCTAAGGACCTCAACAATGACTTTAGACCCAACCATATGGGCGTCCCTATTGGTAAAGTCATCGCTTATGAAAAAAACCTCGCATTGGTTCAACTCAGTGAGGGCCTAAAAAATGGCGATGGGTTTAGAATTGTGGGTAAACACGACTATGGCAACATGGTTACTTACATGAAACGTAAAAACAACACGATCATCAAAGAAGCTTTTAAAGGGGAAACCATCTATTTAGAAGTCAAAGAACAAGTCTATCCAGACTCTATTTTATACAAAACCTTGGATTCGGATTTAGAAAAGGATTTGGTCATGTATCAATCATCTGCTTTCAAACTCATTCCAATCACAGGGATGGTCACAGCATATATCGATAAACCATTGACGTTAAGCCTCAGCGATGGTGACCATCAGGTATCCGTTTCTTCACAAAACAACCTTGAGTACGCGATGAACCAACCAGCCACAGAGGCTTCTATTGCCCAAAATATCTCAAAATTGGGTGGTACCCCATTTTATTTTGATACGTTAACTGTATACACCGATGGGGCGTGTTTTATCCCAGTAAAAGAACTCAATGAACTCAGACGACTCGCGGTTGAATCTTTGATTGCACAAAGGATAGAACGAAAAGAAGCCTTCATTCAACCTTATTCTATACAAAATGGATTTAACTACGTAGAAACAGTTAAGTTGGTTGCGAGAGTCCATACCCTAGATCAATTAAATGTAGCGTATAAACTAGGATTGGATGAAATCTACTTTGAAGATATCATCGATGTGAATCCAAAAGACTATCCAAATACCGTTGTGAGACCGGTGACCAAACGAATCATCGAAGACATCGATGGATTTGATATCACAGGTCCTACCATGGTCTCTGAACTTGGTGGTATATATCAAAACCAAAAACGATACCCATTGGTGACCGATGAATTTATCAACATCACCAACATTTATACGGCAGCTCTCATTTCGACTTACAATGTCGAACGTATCGCCTTATCATCAGAGTTGGATTTAGACCATGTATTGCGTTTCTCAAAACGCTATTTTAATCGATTTGGTGCCTATCCAAACCTTGAAATGGTGGTTTATGGACACAAAGATTTGATGATTTCCAAATACTGTCCGGTTGCGAAAACGTTTGGCTATAAACCCAACTGTCGTTTGTGTTTCAAAGACCAATATTACCTTCAAGACCACATCGGTAAATATGCATTGCTCAATGATGGACATTGTAATATGCGCGTCATGGACCCAAAACCATTGTTGTTGATTGATTATTTAGAAACATTGAAAGCAGCGAATATCACGACTTTTAGAATGGATTTCACCACAGAAACAGAAAAGGAAATGAAAGCCATTGTATATGCCTTCAAATCAGCACTGGCACAAAAACCGTATAAATTGGATTTACCGCGCTTTAGAACAGGTCATTTTGAGTGAGTATCTGATATAATAAACAGCTTTGATAAGAGAAGCACTGCTTATCGATTTTGTTTGTGATGTTGGATTGAATTTGATATACTAGTTATTGTAAGATTTTTCAAAGTACGGGGCTTTTTATTATAAATAAAGCCTACTGAGGTTATATGGAACCCAATAAAGATAAAAAAAGAAAATCATTGGTCGAAATCTATCGTGAGTATAATTTGGTCATCGCGTTCTTTTACGAGTTGGTGTTTGTCCTCCTCGGATTGATTATCTTAGGGCTCATTTTGGATGAGTATCTAAAGACAAAGGTTTTATTCACCATACTATTTACGTTGTTTGGGATTTATTCATCCATTTCAAATCTATACAAACGAATGACCAAAAAAGAGGATAAAGATGTCAGCAAGAAATGAATTCACACAAAACTTTAAATATACCATTTTGCTGATTGCCGTATCGAGCATCGCTGCCTATTTCATTTTTGGTAAAGCCGTCACCATTAGCATCATTTTGGGTGGTGCAACCATGTTGTGGGGCATGAGTCTATTGGCCAAAAACCACCGTAAAATGACCAAAGATAACCCAAGGGTTTCAGGCAGAATGATTGGTCTGATTTTAAGATATACCTTATACGTCATCGTTCTAGGCTTGTCCTATTATATGGAAACACTGAACATTTATGGTACATTTTTTGGTTTGTTGACCTTTAAAATTGCATTATATAGCCAAGCCATTTGGCAAACCATTCGAGGGGGAAATCATCATGAATGATTTTTTCAAAGCTTTCTATGATTTTTACTACAACCTATCATCGGCACTTAAAGCCAGCATCATCGTATTCATTGTTTTAATCATTATGACTACCGTGGTGGGTTTGCGTGTTAAAAAGTTGGACTACCGTAAAACACCCAAAGGTTTTACATTCATTATGATTATGTTGGTGGATATGATCAACAAAATGCTCGTACCGATTTTTCCAAAATACCACAAGACATTTCAACCGTTATTATTGACCATGTTCATGTATTTGGTGTTCGCGAACTGGGCAAGTTTAGTCGGACTTACGGCACCATTATCGAACCTGAATATTGCGTTATCGATGAGCATCATCGTCTTCGCAACCATTCAAGGTTCAGCGTTGGTTATCAAACGACCTGTCGCGAGAATGAAAGCATTGTTGTCACCAAACCCGGTATTCTTACCACTCAACTTAATCGGTGAATTCTCAACCCCATTTTCCATGGGTATGCGTCTATTTGGGAATTTGATGTCAGGGTCTATTTTAGCTATCTTGATTTACCATTTTACATCTTATGTAGGGATCTTCATTGGGGCGTTCTTATTACACCCAGTGTTTGATATATTTGTAGGTGCGATTCAAGCCTACGTGTATTTAAGTTTATTTTCAATATTCCTAGCGATTGCTGTGGAAGATTAATCATCTTATAAGGAGGAAAGAAAGATGGATTTTAATCAGTTTTTTCAAACAGGTATGGCATTTTTAGGTGCTGGATTGGCTGTATTCACCGGTTTCGGTACTGCGATTGGCCAAGGTTACGCAGCAGGTAAAGCGGTTGAAGCGGTTGGTAGACAACCAGAAGCCATCAACGAAATCCGCTCGACTTTATTACTTGGGGACGCGTTAGCTGAAACCACAGGTATTTATGGTCTAGTCATCGCCATCATCTTGATTTTCGTTGCGTAATCATCGTTAAAGGGGGTAAGCGTTTATGCTTGCTGATACACTAAAAAACTTTGTTGAAGAGTCGCTTGGTTTGTTACTGGGCGTGGGTCTCGAAGAAATTTTGATTCAACTGGGCGGAACGATTGTTCTGTTTTTAGTGATTCGTAAATTCTTCTGGAAGAACCTGACCGAATTCATGGAAAAGCGTAGAGCTTACATGGATGAAGAACTTTTCAAAGCAGAAGCGCTTAAAGTAGAAGCTGCTCAGATCAAAGCCAATGCCGATGAAACGTATTCGACCTTACGCAACTCAGTCTCTAAGACATTAGAAGATGCGAGAGTCAGAGCACAAAAAGAAGAATCAGAAATCATCGCGAAAGCGAAAGCTGAAGCACAGCGTCTTAAACTAGAAGCTGAGAAAGAAGTTGAACTTGAGGTTCAAAAAGCCCAAGATCAAATGAAGAAAGAAATTGTAACGGTAGCGACAGTTTTGGCTGAGAAAATCATTCAAAAAGAAGTCGATGCCAAAAAGTATGAACAATGGGTGGATGAAGCAACCAATGAGGTTAAACGCTCATGAGTAGTTTAAGCTACCAATATGCTGAGGCACTCTACGCCCTCGCGGTAGAACAAAAACAAACCGACGCCATGGTCAGTGAACTGAAACAATTCATCTCACAATACCATGGACAACTCGAATCGTTGTTAAATCACCCCAAAGTATCCACATCGGATAAAAAAAGTCTCATTAGCGGTTTAAATCTAAACCCGTTAATGGTCCATTTTTTATACGTTCTGATCGACAATCAGCGATTGATGGAAGTTCATGCCATTTTAAACAGCTATCAAACCTTACTAGACCAACAACATCAGGTGTTGCGCGCTAAGGTGTATTCCAACAAACCATTATCTAAAACCGAGCTCGAAGGGATCAAAGTTGCATTGCAAACCAAACTCAACAGAACAGCCCATTTAGAAAATGTCATCGATCCAACCATTGTGGGTGGCATCAAAATTGCTTATGAAGGCAATGTTGTCGACCATACCATCAATCAATTTATTGCTTCTTTAAGCGAAACCTTAAAGGCATAGAGAAGGTGAATATATGAGTAAAATTAATCCAGTTGAAATCAGTTCTTTGATCATTGAGCAAATTAAGAAGTATCAAAATGAAATTAAAACCGATAATGTCGGTACTGTCATCAGTGTAGGGGATGGGATTGCATTGGTTCATGGCCTTGATCAGGCTATGAGTGGTGAACTATTAGAATTCCCACATGGTGTCTTTGGTCAAGTATTAAACCTTGAAAAAGACTACGTTGGGGTCATCCTACTCGATGAATCTACCCAAATTAAAGAAGGCGATTCAGTCAAAACCACTGGACGCATTCTGGAAGTACCTGTCGGTGAAGCCCTCATCGGTAGGGTTGTCAATCCACTGGGGAAACCCATCGATGGTATGGGCAAAATCCAAACCGATAAGTTCCGTACAATCGAACGTAAAGCTACAGGCGTTATGGCCCGTAAAGGGGTTCATCAACCGCTACAAACCGGGATTAAAGTCCTCGATGCGTTGGTACCGATTGGGCGTGGACAAAGAGAACTCATCATCGGTGACCGCCAAACTGGTAAAACCACATTAGCGATTGACACCATCATTAACCAAAAAGGTAAAGGCGTCATTTGTATCTATGTTGCGATTGGTCAAAAAGAATCGACTGTAGCCGGTGTATACGAAACCTTGAAATCCCATGGTGCGATGGATTATGCCATCATCGTATCAGCATCCGCATCCGAACCTTCACCACTGTTATACCTCGCACCTTACGCAGGGGTTACGATGGCAGAAGAATTCATGTTTGCCGGTAAAGATGTCTTGATCGTATATGATGATTTGACCAAGCACGCCACAGCCTACCGCGAATTATCCCTACTACTCAGAAGACCACCAGGTCGTGAAGCCTTTCCAGGGGATGTTTTCTATCTACACAGTAGACTATTAGAAAGAGCCGCTAAGCTCAATGACGCTTTGGGTGGTGGTTCCATCACTGCTTTACCAATCATTGAAACCCAAGCAGGCGATATTTCTGCGTATATCCCAACCAACGTCATCAGTATTACCGACGGACAAATCTTCTTACAATCCGATTTGTTCCACAGTGGCGTTAGACCTGCGATCAACGCTGGTTTATCGGTCTCTCGTGTCGGTGGTGCTGCACAAACCAAAGCGATTAAAAAAGTCTCAGGTACATTACGTCTTGACCTCGCATCTTTCAGAGAACTCGAAGCCTTTACCCAATTCGGTAGTGACTTAGATGAAGCGACCAAAGCGCGCTTGGAACGTGGTAAACGTACCGTTGAAATCTTGAAACAAGGTTTACATGATACCATGGCAGTTGAATACCAAGTCATTTCGATTTTCGCATTGACCCAAGGATTCTTAGATAGCATCAAATTATCAGAAATTAGACGATTTGAAAAAACATTACATAGTTTCTTTAATACGGATAAAGAAGCCAACCACCTTTTAGAAGAACTTAGAAAAACGGCTGTATTGCCTGATGTCAATCAATTGAAATCAGCCATCACACGTTTTAAATTAACGTTCGTATAGGATAGCCCTATGGCTTCGATGAGAGATATTAAGGCGCGTATCGTCGCGACCAAAAAGACAGCTCAAATCACGAATGCAATGTATATGGTCTCCGCATCCAAACTTAAAAAAGCGGAAAGAGCAATGGTGTCATATCGCCCAATGGTGAAAAGACTCAATCACATCATTCAAGGCGTATTGACCGATCAAGAGTTATCCCATGTTTTATTAGAAACGAGACCCGTTAAAAAGACATGTTATATCTTAATCAGTTCTGACCGTGGGCTAGCTGGACCATTCAATGCAAACCTATTCCGTAAGTTTCAATCACACATCAAAGAATCTGAAATCAATCCTGAAACAGTGATGGTCGCAGCCATTGGTCAAAAAGCGTATTCGTTCGCAAAGCGTAACCAATACCAATTGATCAATGATCGTCCAATTCATGTACGTGACGATATTCAATTCATTGACTTTAAAGAAATCACACAAAAGTTCATCGACTTATTCTTAAATGAGACTGTAGATGAAATCGTGGTCTTCTATAGCCACTTTATCAATACGCTCTATCAAAACGTAGAAGCTAAGAAACTCCTACCAATCACACTAGAACCGACCGATGAACTACAAAAAATCCGCTACGATTATGAACCCAATCAAGGTGAAATCATCAACCATCTATTACCGATGTATGTTGAAAACACCCTATATGGATTCATTCTCGAAGCCAAAGCTGGCGAACATGCGTCACGCATGACCGCCATGCGTTCTGC
This genomic window from Paracholeplasma manati contains:
- the atpA gene encoding F0F1 ATP synthase subunit alpha codes for the protein MSKINPVEISSLIIEQIKKYQNEIKTDNVGTVISVGDGIALVHGLDQAMSGELLEFPHGVFGQVLNLEKDYVGVILLDESTQIKEGDSVKTTGRILEVPVGEALIGRVVNPLGKPIDGMGKIQTDKFRTIERKATGVMARKGVHQPLQTGIKVLDALVPIGRGQRELIIGDRQTGKTTLAIDTIINQKGKGVICIYVAIGQKESTVAGVYETLKSHGAMDYAIIVSASASEPSPLLYLAPYAGVTMAEEFMFAGKDVLIVYDDLTKHATAYRELSLLLRRPPGREAFPGDVFYLHSRLLERAAKLNDALGGGSITALPIIETQAGDISAYIPTNVISITDGQIFLQSDLFHSGVRPAINAGLSVSRVGGAAQTKAIKKVSGTLRLDLASFRELEAFTQFGSDLDEATKARLERGKRTVEILKQGLHDTMAVEYQVISIFALTQGFLDSIKLSEIRRFEKTLHSFFNTDKEANHLLEELRKTAVLPDVNQLKSAITRFKLTFV
- a CDS encoding ATP synthase subunit I; the protein is MSARNEFTQNFKYTILLIAVSSIAAYFIFGKAVTISIILGGATMLWGMSLLAKNHRKMTKDNPRVSGRMIGLILRYTLYVIVLGLSYYMETLNIYGTFFGLLTFKIALYSQAIWQTIRGGNHHE
- the atpE gene encoding ATP synthase F0 subunit C, whose translation is MDFNQFFQTGMAFLGAGLAVFTGFGTAIGQGYAAGKAVEAVGRQPEAINEIRSTLLLGDALAETTGIYGLVIAIILIFVA
- a CDS encoding AtpZ/AtpI family protein, whose translation is MEPNKDKKRKSLVEIYREYNLVIAFFYELVFVLLGLIILGLILDEYLKTKVLFTILFTLFGIYSSISNLYKRMTKKEDKDVSKK
- a CDS encoding F0F1 ATP synthase subunit A, giving the protein MNDFFKAFYDFYYNLSSALKASIIVFIVLIIMTTVVGLRVKKLDYRKTPKGFTFIMIMLVDMINKMLVPIFPKYHKTFQPLLLTMFMYLVFANWASLVGLTAPLSNLNIALSMSIIVFATIQGSALVIKRPVARMKALLSPNPVFLPLNLIGEFSTPFSMGMRLFGNLMSGSILAILIYHFTSYVGIFIGAFLLHPVFDIFVGAIQAYVYLSLFSIFLAIAVED
- the atpH gene encoding ATP synthase F1 subunit delta; this translates as MSSLSYQYAEALYALAVEQKQTDAMVSELKQFISQYHGQLESLLNHPKVSTSDKKSLISGLNLNPLMVHFLYVLIDNQRLMEVHAILNSYQTLLDQQHQVLRAKVYSNKPLSKTELEGIKVALQTKLNRTAHLENVIDPTIVGGIKIAYEGNVVDHTINQFIASLSETLKA
- the atpF gene encoding F0F1 ATP synthase subunit B codes for the protein MLADTLKNFVEESLGLLLGVGLEEILIQLGGTIVLFLVIRKFFWKNLTEFMEKRRAYMDEELFKAEALKVEAAQIKANADETYSTLRNSVSKTLEDARVRAQKEESEIIAKAKAEAQRLKLEAEKEVELEVQKAQDQMKKEIVTVATVLAEKIIQKEVDAKKYEQWVDEATNEVKRS
- the atpG gene encoding ATP synthase F1 subunit gamma, producing the protein MASMRDIKARIVATKKTAQITNAMYMVSASKLKKAERAMVSYRPMVKRLNHIIQGVLTDQELSHVLLETRPVKKTCYILISSDRGLAGPFNANLFRKFQSHIKESEINPETVMVAAIGQKAYSFAKRNQYQLINDRPIHVRDDIQFIDFKEITQKFIDLFLNETVDEIVVFYSHFINTLYQNVEAKKLLPITLEPTDELQKIRYDYEPNQGEIINHLLPMYVENTLYGFILEAKAGEHASRMTAMRSATDNAKDVIKKLELHYNRARQAAITIELTDIIGGANAVK